One stretch of Brevibacillus laterosporus DNA includes these proteins:
- a CDS encoding histidine kinase yields the protein MEDFRRKTPEEILRSISEIHKGRLQIILGAVSGSGKTYHMLLEGQRLRKKGLDVVIGVIRTHAMNQGKNQEKLEGLDVIPAMVWCDKGVQREDLDVEEIVRRDPEVVLVDELAHRNRPEAMRRTRIEDVRYLLEHNISVITTVNIYELEGMKGIAQRLTGVPVPVEDCVANETLAEADEVKLLDVTPEVILKRLQEGSISPNSPSQGEGWSKPKSKHQRLYRHDNLAVLRELALRFVAGEVNDDLDEYREQQGILGPSGASERILVTVQYHWNGSILIRRGQQVAKRLGAELVVACFRDSKQVMSKEEATFKRSMVTLTEKVGGSFEEVPLSKESDVAKEIVRHAMQRNITRIVMGQSKRSRWEEILHGSIINKILRKSKNTDVLIVADRAATSGGRVLPAKRHRGIVSHPFRRLSAEEMEREIKRIKRGKLKIYVGAAPGVGKTYTMLREANELLHSGIDVVIGLLETHGRKETHEQIDKLTIIPRKVIPYKNVLLEEMDTAAIIKRNPEVVLVDELAHTNVPNSRFLKRYEDVEKILQAGISVISTMNIQHVESLNDSVEQITGIRIRETVPDHILHEADEIELVDIAPRSLQERMREGNIYALDKVEQSLNHFFQMGNLIALRELALREVADDVDERLEAWERKGALRGPWRKQETIFVCVNLRNDSERLIRRGFRIAYRLKADWYVAYVQEHYPLTQEEVSLLDKLRLLTERMGGAFEIYQVQERRQIFRELVMQMDRKNVTQVIIGHSARTRWEEIRTGSVLQKLLRQIRHMDVLVVADHKPVM from the coding sequence ATGGAAGACTTTCGCCGAAAAACGCCAGAGGAAATCTTGCGCTCCATTTCGGAAATCCATAAAGGTCGCTTGCAAATTATTTTGGGTGCTGTGAGTGGCTCAGGAAAAACCTATCACATGCTGTTAGAAGGGCAACGTCTCCGAAAAAAAGGCTTGGATGTGGTTATTGGGGTCATTCGTACGCATGCAATGAATCAAGGGAAGAATCAAGAGAAGCTAGAGGGACTCGATGTAATACCTGCTATGGTCTGGTGTGATAAAGGTGTTCAGAGAGAGGACCTTGATGTCGAGGAGATCGTGAGACGTGATCCAGAGGTTGTCTTGGTAGATGAGTTGGCGCATCGTAATCGACCGGAAGCAATGCGCCGTACCCGAATCGAGGACGTACGTTATCTATTGGAACACAATATTAGTGTTATCACTACAGTAAATATCTATGAGCTTGAGGGGATGAAAGGAATAGCCCAGCGATTAACGGGAGTACCCGTTCCTGTAGAAGATTGTGTAGCCAATGAGACTCTAGCCGAAGCAGACGAGGTAAAGCTACTTGATGTGACACCGGAAGTAATTCTAAAAAGATTGCAAGAGGGGAGTATTTCCCCCAACTCGCCTAGTCAGGGAGAAGGATGGTCCAAACCTAAGTCAAAGCATCAACGTTTGTACCGCCATGATAATCTGGCTGTGCTAAGAGAATTAGCGCTACGATTTGTGGCAGGAGAAGTGAATGATGATTTAGATGAATATAGGGAACAGCAAGGAATACTTGGGCCTTCTGGGGCTAGTGAGCGAATTCTGGTTACTGTGCAATATCATTGGAATGGTTCGATCTTGATTCGTCGTGGTCAACAGGTAGCCAAACGATTGGGAGCTGAGCTGGTCGTCGCTTGCTTTCGTGATAGCAAACAGGTGATGTCTAAGGAAGAGGCAACCTTTAAACGGTCTATGGTGACTTTAACGGAAAAAGTGGGGGGGAGCTTTGAAGAAGTCCCGCTATCTAAGGAAAGTGACGTTGCCAAAGAAATTGTGCGGCACGCGATGCAACGTAACATTACCCGTATCGTAATGGGGCAGTCCAAACGAAGCCGGTGGGAAGAAATTTTGCATGGCTCCATTATTAACAAGATTTTGCGCAAAAGCAAAAATACAGATGTCTTAATTGTGGCGGATCGTGCGGCGACAAGCGGGGGGCGAGTTCTTCCTGCTAAACGCCATCGCGGAATTGTTAGCCATCCTTTTCGCCGTCTTTCTGCTGAGGAGATGGAAAGGGAAATTAAGCGAATTAAGCGTGGAAAATTAAAAATCTATGTAGGTGCAGCTCCTGGTGTAGGAAAGACGTACACGATGCTTCGTGAGGCGAATGAACTTTTACACAGTGGTATTGATGTTGTAATTGGACTATTGGAAACTCATGGACGAAAAGAGACCCACGAGCAAATAGATAAGCTGACTATTATCCCAAGAAAGGTGATTCCTTATAAGAATGTTCTTTTGGAAGAGATGGATACAGCGGCTATTATTAAACGCAATCCGGAAGTGGTTCTAGTGGATGAATTAGCCCATACCAATGTGCCCAATAGTCGATTTCTAAAAAGATATGAAGATGTCGAGAAAATTTTGCAAGCTGGCATTTCTGTCATTTCAACCATGAATATTCAGCATGTAGAGAGTTTGAATGACAGCGTTGAGCAAATAACAGGTATTCGAATACGGGAAACGGTTCCTGATCACATTCTACATGAAGCAGATGAGATAGAACTGGTCGACATTGCACCAAGATCCTTACAAGAGAGGATGAGAGAAGGCAATATCTATGCCCTAGATAAAGTGGAGCAGTCATTGAATCACTTTTTTCAGATGGGAAATCTGATTGCATTACGAGAGCTCGCCTTGCGTGAAGTAGCGGATGATGTGGATGAGCGTCTGGAAGCTTGGGAGCGAAAAGGTGCGCTGCGTGGACCATGGCGAAAACAAGAAACCATTTTTGTCTGTGTAAATTTACGAAATGACAGTGAACGATTGATACGACGTGGATTTCGTATTGCTTATCGATTAAAGGCGGACTGGTATGTGGCGTATGTACAGGAGCATTACCCCCTTACCCAAGAGGAGGTTAGCTTGTTAGACAAACTTAGGTTATTAACGGAACGTATGGGTGGAGCCTTTGAAATATATCAGGTACAGGAACGAAGACAAATTTTTCGTGAATTAGTCATGCAGATGGATCGCAAAAATGTTACACAAGTCATCATCGGCCATTCTGCTCGGACGAGATGGGAAGAGATAAGAACGGGCTCTGTTTTACAAAAATTATTAAGGCAAATACGTCATATGGATGTTCTCGTTGTTGCTGATCATAAGCCAGTTATGTAG
- a CDS encoding DUF2294 domain-containing protein yields MSNLSKKKLEAEISEAFIKFQRELIGRGPQEAKTYIVSDMIISRFKGVLTVEEKHLSHHEKGRRVVKQMREILREMYSKETEAIVERITGLKVLSSHSDISTKMGERIEVYVMDKDLEKQLQDNAPSN; encoded by the coding sequence TTGAGTAACTTGTCTAAAAAAAAGCTGGAAGCAGAAATCAGCGAAGCTTTTATTAAATTTCAAAGAGAGCTGATTGGACGTGGCCCCCAAGAAGCTAAAACATACATTGTTAGCGACATGATTATTTCTCGCTTTAAAGGGGTCCTTACTGTAGAAGAAAAACATTTATCTCATCACGAAAAAGGGCGACGTGTTGTCAAACAAATGCGTGAAATCCTACGCGAGATGTACAGTAAAGAAACAGAAGCGATCGTAGAAAGAATCACAGGTCTTAAAGTCCTCTCCAGCCACAGTGATATCAGTACGAAAATGGGTGAAAGGATTGAAGTATATGTAATGGACAAAGACCTGGAAAAACAGCTTCAAGATAATGCACCCAGCAACTAG